A window of Candidatus Deferrimicrobiaceae bacterium contains these coding sequences:
- the tsf gene encoding translation elongation factor Ts, giving the protein MQITAEMVRDLREKTGAGMLDCKKALIEADGDMDKALDVLRTKGLAAAAKKAGRIASEGLVAASVSGSKGALVEVNSETDFVAKTEDFVSFVNSVAELVRDKAPADLDAAMALPFGAGTLADALTEKVAKIGEKISFRRFVRFETAGGTIASYIHMGGKIGVLVELTGAAPGTEAVSTLGRDLAMQVAAANPTAVRREEVPADVIAREMAIYHEQAVAQGKPAAILDKIAKGKLEKFFGDFCLVEQGFIKDPDKKVRDLVKEVGGQSGCVLEVSRVARFQVGEGIEKKAEDFAAEVAKTMGQG; this is encoded by the coding sequence ATGCAGATCACTGCGGAAATGGTACGCGACCTGCGCGAAAAGACCGGCGCGGGCATGCTCGATTGCAAGAAGGCGCTCATCGAGGCCGACGGCGACATGGACAAGGCGCTCGACGTCCTGCGCACCAAGGGCCTCGCGGCGGCGGCCAAGAAGGCGGGGCGCATCGCGTCCGAGGGCCTCGTGGCGGCCAGCGTGTCCGGCTCCAAAGGCGCGCTCGTCGAGGTGAACTCCGAGACCGATTTCGTCGCCAAGACCGAAGACTTCGTTTCCTTCGTCAATTCCGTGGCCGAGCTGGTGCGCGACAAGGCGCCCGCCGACCTCGATGCGGCGATGGCGCTGCCGTTCGGCGCGGGCACGCTGGCCGATGCGCTCACCGAGAAAGTCGCCAAGATCGGCGAAAAGATCTCGTTTCGCCGCTTCGTCCGCTTCGAGACGGCCGGCGGCACCATCGCCTCCTACATCCACATGGGCGGCAAGATCGGCGTCCTGGTCGAGCTGACCGGGGCTGCCCCCGGAACCGAAGCCGTCTCGACGCTGGGCCGCGACCTGGCGATGCAGGTGGCGGCGGCCAACCCGACCGCCGTCCGGCGCGAGGAAGTTCCCGCCGACGTGATCGCGCGCGAAATGGCCATCTACCACGAACAGGCCGTGGCGCAGGGCAAGCCGGCGGCCATCCTCGACAAGATCGCCAAGGGCAAGCTCGAGAAGTTCTTCGGCGATTTCTGCCTCGTCGAGCAGGGCTTCATCAAGGACCCCGACAAGAAGGTGCGCGACCTCGTCAAGGAAGTCGGCGGGCAGTCCGGTTGCGTGCTCGAGGTCTCCCGCGTCGCCCGTTTCCAGGTCGGCGAAGGGATCGAGAAGAAGGCCGAGGATTTCGCGGCCGAAGTAGCCAAGACCATGGGACAGGGCTGA
- a CDS encoding ABC transporter substrate binding protein, whose translation MELLMRALRYLVALLVLGALPARAADILVVQSSRSAAYEESLRGFRSACKGTVQTLVLSDYAEVDVVRVVKEEQPRLVLAVGDAALAASRKVDRVPVVGLLALSLNLAKGPAGSVGGVGVLPAPERYLELFKAIGVRRVGIVHDPARTGHYLKRARAAAHQSGITLVVREVRSPKETAARLEQMQDAVDALWMLPDGTAVTAETLEAFSRFSLRHKVPVVTFSEQYLAKGAAMSLDIDRTDLGRQAGELATVLLAHVGARSMALDARKVRLHANDTVTRNLGLEIPAELR comes from the coding sequence GTGGAACTTCTGATGCGCGCGCTGAGATATCTCGTCGCGCTCCTCGTCCTGGGTGCGCTGCCTGCCCGGGCCGCCGACATCCTCGTCGTGCAGTCGAGCCGGAGCGCGGCATATGAAGAGTCGCTGCGCGGCTTCCGGTCGGCGTGCAAGGGGACCGTCCAAACGCTCGTTTTGTCCGACTACGCCGAGGTCGACGTGGTGCGGGTAGTAAAGGAAGAGCAGCCGCGGCTGGTACTGGCCGTCGGCGACGCGGCGCTCGCCGCCAGCCGGAAGGTCGACCGGGTACCGGTGGTCGGGCTGCTGGCGCTGAGCCTGAACCTGGCGAAGGGCCCGGCCGGCTCCGTCGGCGGCGTCGGCGTGCTGCCGGCGCCCGAGCGCTACCTCGAGCTGTTCAAGGCCATCGGCGTCCGGCGGGTGGGGATTGTCCACGACCCGGCCCGCACGGGCCATTATCTGAAGCGGGCACGGGCGGCCGCGCACCAGTCCGGGATCACGCTGGTCGTCCGCGAGGTGCGCTCCCCGAAGGAAACGGCCGCTCGCCTGGAACAGATGCAGGACGCCGTCGATGCGCTCTGGATGCTCCCCGACGGCACTGCCGTGACGGCCGAGACGCTGGAGGCGTTCTCCCGCTTCTCCCTCCGGCATAAGGTGCCGGTGGTGACCTTCAGCGAGCAGTACCTGGCGAAGGGCGCGGCGATGTCGCTCGACATCGACCGGACGGACCTCGGCCGCCAGGCCGGAGAGCTGGCGACCGTGTTGCTGGCCCATGTGGGTGCCCGTTCCATGGCGCTCGACGCCCGCAAGGTCCGGCTGCACGCAAACGACACCGTGACCCGGAACCTCGGGCTCGAGATCCCCGCCGAATTAAGGTAA
- a CDS encoding TonB-dependent receptor plug domain-containing protein — protein MRYTPGEDLLHKFSHLLLLVLLACSLCSVAPGYAADAPASALGLDNETPEAAPVARSPRPASKIAENVTVVTADDIARLNAHTLADVLQTIPGIQLDYLRTPTTFTFFGIQGTHNTTVLVLVDGVRQNDFQLDMAEPGLIPVQQIERIEIVKGAASAAWGSALGGVINIVTKSPDWERPSGGLLSGSIGRRATADSRLELSGAAGSIGYYLAGGNIRSDGLRPNNGTELNHASGKVVWRDSAGGVLTVGGAGYNNHHGMDEGTTGGWPVHDDASRSLASGSLKYTRPLAERLTLDLDGYALDRMGEADLNDRIAGENLPYRYTRVNESSRGAGARLSWGDSSRNLVAGAEFGHDRTKSEQIAPTSVLWFDRDWNRWAAYANGTLSIGRVTVLPGVRFDHTGIASDYTSVTLGATWQATGKTLLRAYGARGYGLPSPVQKHDLMHVSTLQAGFESEELPFLWIKGTYFFNRLRDIELVGPGTLSNQDRQGFEMEGRTAPWLGLSLTAGYTFTYARDADSGTRVKTANGQVVPSHLLKMGILYDEADLGVRGALTGSHVVWNAVEGDLSASRGMVWDLHLSWKVKPQAELSPVLFFSGRNLFSNVQTTDAELYVNTPRWFEGGVRWNF, from the coding sequence ATGCGTTACACCCCGGGAGAAGATCTGCTGCACAAGTTTTCCCATCTTTTGCTCCTCGTGCTGCTGGCGTGTTCGCTTTGCAGCGTGGCGCCGGGGTATGCCGCCGACGCCCCCGCATCGGCGCTGGGGCTCGATAACGAGACGCCCGAAGCGGCGCCCGTCGCGCGATCTCCCCGTCCGGCTTCGAAGATCGCCGAAAACGTCACGGTCGTCACCGCCGACGACATCGCTCGTCTCAACGCCCACACATTGGCGGACGTGCTTCAAACGATTCCCGGCATCCAGCTCGACTACTTGCGCACACCGACCACCTTCACTTTCTTCGGCATCCAAGGAACGCACAACACCACCGTCCTCGTCCTCGTGGACGGCGTCCGCCAGAACGATTTCCAGCTCGACATGGCCGAGCCGGGGCTGATCCCGGTGCAGCAGATCGAGCGGATCGAGATCGTCAAGGGGGCGGCGTCGGCCGCGTGGGGGTCGGCGCTCGGCGGCGTGATCAACATCGTTACGAAGTCGCCGGACTGGGAACGGCCGAGCGGCGGGCTCCTTTCCGGCTCGATCGGCCGGCGGGCGACCGCCGACAGCCGGCTCGAGCTGAGCGGCGCGGCGGGGTCCATCGGCTACTACCTCGCCGGCGGCAACATCCGATCGGACGGCCTCCGCCCGAACAACGGCACGGAGTTGAACCACGCGTCCGGCAAGGTCGTCTGGCGCGATTCCGCCGGCGGCGTACTGACGGTCGGGGGAGCCGGCTACAACAACCACCACGGGATGGATGAGGGGACCACCGGCGGGTGGCCGGTCCATGACGATGCTTCCCGGTCGCTGGCCAGCGGGTCGTTAAAGTACACAAGGCCGCTGGCCGAGCGGCTCACCCTCGACCTGGACGGGTATGCCCTCGATCGCATGGGGGAGGCCGACCTCAACGACCGAATTGCGGGCGAGAACCTCCCCTACCGATACACGCGGGTCAACGAGTCGAGCCGGGGCGCCGGCGCGCGGCTCTCGTGGGGCGACAGCTCGCGGAACCTGGTAGCCGGGGCGGAATTCGGACACGACCGGACCAAATCGGAACAGATCGCCCCCACATCCGTTCTCTGGTTCGACCGGGACTGGAACCGATGGGCGGCTTACGCGAACGGCACGCTTTCCATCGGGCGCGTGACGGTTCTCCCGGGCGTTCGGTTCGACCACACCGGGATCGCCAGCGATTACACGAGTGTTACTCTGGGTGCGACCTGGCAGGCGACGGGGAAGACGCTTCTGCGCGCTTACGGCGCCCGCGGTTACGGTCTGCCGAGCCCCGTCCAGAAGCATGACTTGATGCACGTCTCGACCCTGCAGGCGGGTTTCGAGTCCGAAGAGTTGCCATTCCTCTGGATCAAGGGCACCTATTTCTTCAACCGGCTGCGCGACATCGAGTTGGTCGGCCCCGGAACGTTATCCAACCAGGACCGGCAGGGCTTCGAGATGGAAGGTCGCACCGCGCCTTGGCTCGGACTGTCGCTGACCGCCGGCTACACCTTCACCTACGCGAGGGATGCCGACTCCGGGACGCGGGTCAAGACCGCCAACGGCCAGGTGGTCCCCTCCCACCTGCTCAAAATGGGGATCCTTTACGACGAGGCCGACCTCGGGGTGCGGGGCGCCCTGACCGGTAGCCACGTCGTCTGGAATGCGGTGGAAGGAGACCTCTCGGCCAGCCGGGGCATGGTCTGGGACCTGCACCTTTCGTGGAAGGTGAAGCCGCAGGCCGAACTGTCGCCCGTGCTGTTCTTCTCGGGACGCAACCTTTTCTCGAACGTCCAGACGACCGATGCCGAGCTGTACGTCAACACGCCCCGCTGGTTCGAGGGCGGCGTGCGGTGGAACTTCTGA
- a CDS encoding ATP-binding protein, with product MKLQSKIETLRNSFLGRLVAIFLLTASAVALLVCSLYIFTEIREDRRHNEAMARLTAMSLAESVRLPLFSGNREELANLARFAIARPGIRRATILDGTGLVLVDLQRTGASPSGTLLPLSVPVRRNPSGASPERVLTGEGGVGETLLGAIRVEYETVRLSRQARDAALFAGAAAFLFLLLVSAVSYPVLRRAMRSFDGLLRGIGAIREGEYDRPLPVDSGSELGLAAANVNELAAALKTRDAENRKLHLALEDEIRVRAAAETEAREGERTLRELLDAMPAGIAWTDLAGNVQFMNRYTIESFGYEYGEIRTVDDWFIRAYPDPEARRQALAAKNSAIGAARKRGADVATYEGQVTCRDGSVKRIIFRSQVRKERVVVTLLDITEREAMQERIIRIQKMETLGVLAGGIAHNFNNALTSILGYVSFARRKLNDPAKARELLDKAENASRAAAGIAAQLLTFARGGEPVKASISVGKVLEDAVSLALVGTRVGASIEIPPGLRGIEADEGQLGQVFNNLLINAVQAMPDGGKIAIRCENVCPSASPPSLPPGEYVRIAISDSGCGIPEEMREKIFDPYFTTKAGVGSGLGLASVRSIVERHGGVITVQSEVGCGATFTLHLPSIGSVLPDDPTDPERPSPARGNGRSILFLDDEELIRVLARETLEYFGYRVTACEHGDAAVDLYREAKTNGTPFSAAILDLTLPAGPDGRVVAERILAFDPEAVLVVSSGYSNNPVMADYRNYGFRAAVPKPYRDDALIRTLGELLDDRVRAG from the coding sequence GTGAAACTGCAGTCCAAGATCGAAACGCTCCGTAACAGCTTCCTCGGCCGGCTCGTCGCCATCTTCCTGCTGACTGCATCCGCCGTCGCCCTGCTGGTCTGTTCCCTCTACATCTTCACCGAGATCCGCGAGGATCGTCGGCACAACGAAGCGATGGCGCGCCTGACCGCGATGAGTCTTGCCGAAAGCGTCCGGCTACCCCTGTTCTCCGGGAACCGGGAGGAACTGGCGAACCTCGCTCGCTTCGCGATCGCTCGACCGGGAATCCGCCGGGCGACGATCCTCGACGGGACGGGACTTGTCCTGGTCGACCTCCAGAGGACGGGCGCTTCCCCGTCCGGAACGCTGCTGCCCCTGTCGGTCCCGGTGCGCCGCAATCCGTCCGGGGCGTCCCCCGAGCGGGTCCTCACCGGCGAGGGCGGCGTCGGCGAGACGCTGTTGGGCGCCATCCGGGTCGAATACGAGACCGTCCGCCTCTCCCGCCAGGCCCGGGACGCCGCCCTGTTCGCCGGCGCGGCCGCCTTCCTGTTCCTGCTCCTTGTCTCGGCCGTCAGCTATCCGGTTCTCCGGAGGGCGATGCGGTCGTTCGACGGCCTGCTCCGCGGAATCGGCGCGATCCGGGAGGGCGAGTACGACCGGCCGCTGCCTGTCGATTCCGGAAGCGAGCTGGGGCTCGCGGCCGCCAACGTGAACGAGCTCGCAGCGGCGTTGAAGACGCGGGACGCGGAGAACCGGAAGCTGCATCTCGCGCTCGAAGACGAGATCCGGGTGCGCGCCGCGGCGGAAACGGAGGCGCGCGAAGGAGAGCGGACGCTCCGGGAGCTCCTCGATGCGATGCCCGCCGGGATCGCCTGGACCGACCTGGCCGGAAACGTCCAGTTCATGAACCGGTATACGATCGAGAGCTTCGGATACGAATACGGGGAGATCCGCACCGTCGACGACTGGTTTATCCGCGCTTATCCCGACCCCGAAGCCCGTCGGCAGGCGCTGGCGGCAAAGAATTCGGCAATCGGGGCCGCGCGGAAGCGGGGGGCCGACGTCGCGACCTACGAGGGGCAGGTCACCTGCCGGGACGGCTCCGTCAAGCGCATCATCTTCCGTAGCCAGGTCCGGAAGGAGCGGGTCGTCGTCACGCTTCTGGACATCACCGAGCGAGAGGCGATGCAGGAACGGATCATCCGGATCCAGAAGATGGAGACGCTCGGAGTCCTCGCAGGCGGGATCGCGCACAATTTCAACAACGCCCTCACCTCCATCCTGGGATATGTCAGCTTCGCACGCCGGAAGCTGAACGACCCCGCCAAGGCGCGGGAACTGCTGGACAAGGCCGAGAATGCTTCCCGCGCCGCGGCAGGCATCGCCGCCCAGCTCCTCACGTTTGCGCGGGGCGGGGAGCCGGTCAAGGCGTCGATTTCCGTGGGGAAGGTCCTCGAGGATGCGGTGTCGCTGGCGCTGGTGGGAACGCGCGTGGGCGCATCGATCGAGATCCCGCCGGGTCTGCGCGGGATCGAAGCGGACGAGGGGCAGCTGGGGCAGGTTTTCAACAACCTGCTCATCAATGCGGTCCAGGCGATGCCGGACGGAGGGAAGATCGCCATCCGCTGCGAGAACGTCTGTCCTTCCGCGTCGCCGCCAAGCCTGCCTCCGGGCGAATACGTGCGAATAGCCATCTCCGACTCCGGATGCGGCATTCCCGAGGAAATGCGCGAGAAGATCTTCGATCCCTACTTTACGACCAAGGCGGGCGTCGGGAGCGGGCTCGGGCTCGCCTCGGTCCGGTCGATCGTCGAGCGGCACGGCGGGGTCATCACCGTCCAATCCGAGGTCGGGTGCGGGGCGACCTTCACGTTGCACCTCCCGTCGATCGGATCGGTGCTCCCTGACGACCCGACCGATCCGGAGCGGCCGTCGCCGGCAAGAGGAAACGGGCGCTCCATCCTGTTTCTCGACGACGAGGAATTGATCCGGGTTCTCGCCCGGGAGACGCTGGAGTATTTCGGCTATCGCGTGACCGCCTGCGAGCACGGGGATGCGGCGGTCGACCTCTACCGGGAGGCGAAGACGAACGGGACGCCGTTCTCCGCGGCGATCCTCGATCTGACGCTACCGGCAGGCCCTGACGGCCGGGTGGTCGCCGAGCGGATCCTGGCGTTCGATCCCGAGGCGGTCCTGGTGGTCTCCAGCGGCTACTCGAACAACCCCGTCATGGCCGATTACCGGAATTACGGTTTCCGGGCGGCGGTCCCCAAGCCGTACAGGGACGACGCACTGATCCGGACGCTGGGCGAACTGCTGGACGACAGGGTGAGGGCCGGCTGA
- the rpsB gene encoding 30S ribosomal protein S2 yields the protein MSNGQSSIITMKQLLEAGVHFGHQTKRWNPKMKKYIFTARNGIYIIDLQQTVKMFRAAYDTVRTMASEGKTLLFVGTKKQAQEAVEEEARRAGAPYVNQRWLGGMLTNFQTIRKSLDRLQKLADMHTDGTAERLPKKEVLLMDKEHAKLEKILGGIAQLRRLPDALFIVDPSRETIAVLEARRLNIPIVAIVDTNCDPDLIDHIIPGNDDAIRAIKLFLSKMADAYIEGKAMYAEKNASKADKGTEDLEVTMALISTEGDEEVVAPAAPATPAVPPQV from the coding sequence ATGTCCAACGGCCAGAGCTCCATCATCACCATGAAGCAATTGCTCGAGGCGGGCGTCCACTTCGGTCACCAGACCAAGCGGTGGAACCCCAAGATGAAGAAGTACATCTTCACGGCCCGCAACGGCATCTACATCATCGACCTCCAGCAGACGGTCAAGATGTTCCGGGCCGCCTATGACACGGTCCGCACCATGGCCTCCGAAGGCAAGACGCTGCTCTTCGTCGGCACCAAGAAGCAGGCCCAGGAAGCGGTCGAGGAAGAAGCCCGCCGCGCCGGGGCTCCCTACGTCAACCAGCGCTGGCTGGGCGGCATGCTCACCAACTTCCAGACCATCCGCAAGAGCCTCGACCGGCTCCAGAAGCTGGCCGACATGCACACCGACGGCACGGCCGAGCGCCTTCCCAAGAAGGAAGTGCTGCTGATGGACAAGGAGCACGCCAAGCTCGAGAAGATCCTCGGCGGCATCGCCCAGCTCCGCCGCCTGCCCGACGCCCTGTTCATCGTCGATCCGTCGCGCGAGACCATCGCCGTGCTCGAGGCCCGTCGGCTCAACATCCCCATCGTCGCCATCGTCGACACCAACTGCGATCCCGACCTGATCGACCACATCATTCCGGGCAACGACGACGCGATCCGCGCCATCAAGCTGTTCCTGTCCAAGATGGCCGACGCCTACATCGAGGGCAAGGCGATGTACGCCGAGAAGAACGCCTCCAAGGCCGACAAGGGCACCGAGGACCTCGAAGTGACGATGGCGCTCATCTCCACCGAGGGCGACGAAGAAGTCGTCGCGCCGGCCGCTCCGGCCACGCCGGCTGTGCCGCCCCAGGTGTAG
- a CDS encoding choice-of-anchor D domain-containing protein, which yields MTQGNGKRLFGIFALMIGLLAVSGGAAHASPGYLTSFNTQYGTSATRLNTCTLCHTSPPALNPYGSAFAAAGHSFTAIEAADSDGDGYTNLVEIKALTFPGDPADHPAATTGSPAISLSPASDAFGSVTVGLSSAPAITTITNSGTASLSVTGMTLSDTADYALNVNGGTNPCGSTAKALAAGANCTVAVTFSPKSAGSLPGTLTIASNDAAKPSAAVSLTGTGVVAAVPKISVTPASDAFGSVTVGGASTPAISTIANTGTAALAVSGMTLSNATDYTLNLNGGAAPCGTAAKSLAAGTSCTVAVTFNPKSAGAKTASLAVASNDPSAPSTTVALTGTGATAAAPKIAVSPASLAIGSVTVGASSAPQTVTVSNSGNANLAVGKLTLGGANATEFGLQNDRCSSQTLAPAATCTVQVVFTPSSAAAKAATLAIPSNDAATPNVGVSVSGTGVTQTNTPPSVVSVMPASNAVNVSPNASVSAVFSETMNASSISTSTFTLSANGSPVAGTVAYSGTTATFTPAAPLAAGTVHTATVTTGAQDLGGAGIASNYAWSFTTLSAVDNTDTDGDGIVDKDDDYPNDNRRATPHSSHGTGKVKIDVSSILGAYMTEVQAMPEGTHGGNPAGYHFNDGLFSFKINHGSGAATVTLTFGEAVPAGSKVFMVTSSGYKEIPGAVISDNTVTIPVLPTTVTGASTTSLTMGGTGTATANIVGVASPDAAATAASGGGCSATGTASGVPDGGLAGLLLIGAGLLVRRKMSVIRR from the coding sequence ATGACACAAGGAAACGGAAAACGGCTCTTCGGGATTTTCGCACTGATGATCGGGCTGCTGGCAGTCTCGGGGGGGGCTGCGCACGCATCCCCCGGCTACCTGACCAGTTTCAATACACAATACGGGACCTCGGCGACGAGGCTCAACACCTGCACGCTGTGCCATACGAGCCCGCCGGCGCTCAATCCGTACGGAAGCGCCTTTGCGGCCGCCGGGCATAGTTTCACCGCGATCGAGGCGGCGGATTCCGACGGGGACGGCTACACGAACCTGGTCGAAATCAAGGCGCTCACCTTCCCGGGCGACCCGGCGGACCATCCGGCTGCAACGACCGGAAGCCCTGCGATCTCGCTCTCGCCGGCCTCCGACGCCTTCGGCAGCGTCACCGTGGGCCTTTCTTCCGCCCCGGCGATAACGACCATCACGAACAGCGGCACGGCGAGCCTTTCCGTGACCGGCATGACGCTCTCCGACACGGCGGACTACGCCCTCAACGTCAACGGCGGCACGAACCCGTGCGGCAGCACCGCCAAGGCGCTGGCCGCGGGCGCGAACTGCACCGTGGCCGTCACGTTCAGCCCGAAATCGGCGGGCAGCCTCCCGGGCACCCTCACGATCGCTTCGAACGATGCGGCCAAGCCGTCCGCGGCCGTCTCGCTCACGGGAACCGGCGTGGTCGCGGCGGTCCCCAAGATCTCCGTCACCCCGGCATCCGACGCGTTCGGCAGCGTGACCGTCGGCGGCGCATCCACGCCGGCGATCTCGACCATCGCCAACACCGGAACCGCGGCGCTCGCCGTCAGCGGCATGACTCTTTCCAACGCAACCGACTACACCCTCAATCTCAACGGTGGCGCGGCCCCCTGCGGAACCGCGGCGAAATCGCTGGCCGCCGGCACGTCGTGCACCGTAGCCGTCACCTTCAACCCGAAATCGGCAGGCGCGAAGACCGCGAGCCTCGCGGTCGCCTCGAACGACCCGTCCGCCCCGTCCACAACCGTCGCCCTGACCGGCACCGGCGCGACCGCGGCGGCGCCGAAGATCGCCGTCTCGCCCGCGAGCCTCGCGATCGGAAGCGTGACCGTCGGCGCGTCCTCCGCGCCCCAGACCGTCACCGTCTCCAATAGCGGAAACGCAAACCTCGCGGTCGGCAAGCTCACGCTCGGCGGCGCGAACGCCACCGAGTTCGGCCTGCAGAACGACCGCTGCTCCTCGCAGACGCTGGCTCCGGCCGCGACCTGCACCGTGCAGGTCGTCTTCACTCCGTCCTCGGCCGCGGCGAAGGCTGCGACGCTGGCCATCCCCTCCAATGACGCCGCCACGCCGAACGTCGGCGTCTCCGTCAGCGGCACGGGTGTGACCCAAACCAACACGCCGCCGTCGGTCGTTTCGGTCATGCCGGCCTCCAACGCCGTCAACGTTTCACCGAACGCGTCCGTCAGCGCGGTCTTCAGCGAGACGATGAACGCCTCCAGCATCTCGACCTCGACCTTCACCCTTTCCGCCAACGGCAGTCCCGTGGCCGGGACGGTCGCGTACTCCGGCACCACCGCCACCTTCACCCCCGCGGCCCCTCTGGCCGCCGGGACGGTCCACACGGCGACGGTCACCACCGGCGCGCAGGACCTGGGCGGCGCCGGGATCGCGTCCAACTATGCCTGGAGCTTCACGACCCTCTCCGCGGTCGACAACACCGATACCGACGGCGACGGCATCGTCGACAAGGATGACGATTACCCGAACGACAACCGGAGAGCGACGCCCCACTCGAGCCATGGAACAGGGAAGGTCAAGATCGACGTCTCCTCGATCCTCGGAGCCTACATGACCGAGGTCCAGGCCATGCCGGAAGGCACGCACGGAGGCAATCCGGCCGGCTACCACTTCAACGACGGCCTGTTCTCCTTCAAGATCAACCACGGCTCCGGCGCCGCCACGGTCACGCTGACCTTCGGCGAGGCCGTACCCGCCGGGAGCAAGGTCTTCATGGTCACCTCCTCCGGGTACAAGGAAATCCCGGGCGCCGTCATCTCCGACAACACCGTGACGATCCCCGTCCTGCCCACCACCGTGACGGGCGCTTCGACGACCTCGCTCACGATGGGCGGCACCGGCACGGCCACCGCGAACATCGTCGGCGTGGCCTCCCCGGACGCGGCTGCAACCGCCGCATCGGGCGGCGGCTGCAGCGCGACCGGCACCGCGTCGGGCGTTCCCGACGGCGGCCTGGCCGGCCTGCTGCTCATCGGCGCCGGCCTCCTGGTCCGGCGCAAGATGTCCGTCATCCGCCGGTAA